From the genome of Prunus persica cultivar Lovell chromosome G8, Prunus_persica_NCBIv2, whole genome shotgun sequence:
GAGAAAAGGTCCAATGTTTCGAATGTGAAGGCTATGGACACATATCTTCGGAATGTGCCAACACCTTAAAGAAACAAAGGGATGGAAAGAATAAGGCAATGCATACTACTTGGAGTGATAGTGAATCAGAATGCGAGATTGATGAAAAGACGGTTGCACTCATAACCACAGTTAGCTTGGATGAATCACATGAGGATGATGATTGTAAAGGTATAAATATTGAGTTTATCATGAACAAATATGATGATTTGTTGGCTGCTTCTCAGAAgctcaataaacaaaatagtGAGCTCGTCAAAGAAGTTGCTGTGCTGAAGCTGGAAAATTGCAGGATTGCAAACGAGTTTCAATCCCCTGATGCAGATTCCGAAAAGGTAAGTGCAGGTATGAACGAAACATTGAtgtttttgcataaaaaaattggctgatcagaataaattaattgCATCTCTAACATCTGACAACAAAGCCCTTGAACTTGaacttaaaatttcaaaagaaatgatTGTTTCTTTAACCATTGGTGCAGAAAAAATTGACAAGATGATTAGCATGGGAAGAAGAGATGGTGACAAACGAGGCTTGGGATTTGAACCAAGTAATAAGTCTTCCGCTGTGTCTAAAATAAAGTTTGTCAAATCCACTTCACCTATTGAACCTTCTGTCACTCATGAAGTCAAGAAATTTATTCCAATTTGTCACTTTTGTGGAACTCATGGGCACATAAGACCGAGATGCAATAAGCTTCGAAATGAATTCGTTTGTTCAAATTCTCATGGCATGGGTGGAAAAGTAAGTATCCAACATAAGATTTCAAATCTTATGAAAGAGGTAAACCGCTTATCCAAACTATCTTCTTTTCATTGTTTGTCGTCAACTAAGACAAAGTTAGTTtggaggaaaaaggaaaatcataatGGTATGTCTTCCTCCACTAATATTGTGCATGAACCCGTTGCTTTAGAAAGTTTGAATCTTAAATGTATTGCtgcaaaatctttggataatcTTCGATCTGACACTCTTAGAAAGTCTTTAGGTATATGTGCTCTAGATTAATTTGGAGTCTATTGCATGCCAAAGCCTCTTTCATGTCTTATGATATTTCAATTAATTTCGGTGTTTATAAATCTGCCCAGCTCGTGCAAGGATTGTTAAGGTGTATCAATCCTGTAACTGTCTGAACGTATTTGTTGATCTTAGATTGGGCTCTGACACTGCACTATATTGAGAACTCATACTCTCAGCTTCACACAAAGGTTTCCATTGTCTTGGTGCATTATAAACTTCATTAAATGATCTatccatctttttatttttattttgcacaTCACACTCTTTTCCTTGAAGTCCTTTGAATATCTCTTCTCGTGCACTTGTCCCTTTTTGGATTGCCATAACACTACTGTGCGTAAGTTCTTGATCTGTTtagaaataaatttataaaaaaaaaaaaaaaaggtgttgaCCACTCATTGCTCAGTAACCGGGCCTCTTGTCTAACCAACGTCGAGATTCGAGTCAACAAGTTGTGATGGTTTGCTATCCTTGCTTATCTTTGGAGCCTTCATGATTCGGATCAGTATTTCCTCAGGGGTGCTTTATCACCCAGTTGCTTCCAGTCATCTGACGTGAGCACACTGATTGACCATCCGTTACATGGATCATGTCGAAAGCTAAATAAAGTAAGccaccaaattaaaaaaataataataataaatacaatTCATGTCTCAAATAAACTGATCTTCTTATACTTCCAATGCACTTAGTGTCTGTGTCATCTTTGGTGGGATCAGTCTTGGGTGGACATATTTTTTGTGCTTAATTGAAAGGAGTTCACTTCACACCTTTGCTTCCTAATGGTAGAATCATTTGGtgatgtttatttttcaccaTGCATGTGGTATGCCTCCTTGATTATCTGTGAGTTTGTGCATTTCATCTGGTGGCTTGCTTTTGTCCCTGCCATGCTTTGCTTCTTATGCGTTTCAGACAGCGTTGGGTCTGCTACTACTGTCTCTTCTTGCTCACATACTTGGCATGTTTATGATTGGAAAATAATTACATCTTCTAGAGAGCTTGGGATCTGCATCTAAAGTGTGTTATATATCTTGGTTGTTTTGAGCCTTTTGTCTTAAattgtgttgtttttgtttgtgttatgttatgttattgtttttccctttcgtttttctttgttgttttgttttccaaaaataaataaataaataatttttttttaaaaaaaaccaaatttctttatgttttcaAACATTGTGTCATTTATGCTTCTTGTTTAGTTGTGCCGTTAGGCTCTGCTTCATGTTACTAAGACGCACACATGATAAACTGAATCTGAGGATTGCAGTGTCATTATCAATCCTGTCTGTTGCATACCTATGGCACATCAACATGTATGACACAATGCAGAGCATAAGACATGCAACCGAAGAGGTAAGTATCATATATTGTTTATATGATTGAACCTAATTGTGTATGTTGTTCTTGTAGGTGATTAATGGATCTTGGCTATAAAAAGATGAGACTTGTTCACCAATTGCACATCTGGAAGCAGTGAGGTTATTTCTCGTTGTCACTCAACAAGATAAAGCCCCTTACATGCATCATTGGTTAATCTCTATGTCTTTATATGTTGGATTGCAATATGATCTTTTCCTCTTATATATGCTTCTGTATGTTATTTCCTTGCCCTTTGGATTTCCTGACAAAAAGGGGGGGAGATCACtttgtgaaattatgaaaagGGGAGAGATTGTGTTGTAGAATTAAGGGGGAGTGatgttgtaattttctttgaattaCAATTCTTCTCCCACATGCTTCACTGGTTTTGTTGTTTCATAATGTGCAGGGATTCAGAGCTTCTAATTTAGAGTAGGATATCCCATGCAATTTCTTTTGAGTTGTAATAGGTGTTTTGTCTAGGAAATGCCAAAGGGGGAGATTGTTAGTATGCAAATAGTGttgtcatttcctagactctagcataggttgaaaattagtgtgtgaagaattgttactGGACATTTTGGCACAACTCATTCAACCCCATACATCCGAGGCTTGACTTGACCGATATGAGAAACTTgatttcaggtaaatcatgacataatcatgcattcattataggattcctagtttgagttttttttttcaatcaagttttttttaatgttaatcttatttttaataggattaAACTTTATCTCTTAAGATTACTTTTCTAGTTAAactctattttgatttaagttaaaatattatattgatACCTAATTGGTCTCTTTGAAAAAGATTGTTATCTTGAATAACAATCCTTGCATAAGTACGTTTTTCTGCTGTGCCCATTTCGAATGCCATCAAATAGTCATAGTTGAATAAGGTTTAGTGGGTGTTCATATTGCATCAGGTTTAGGAGTTTTAATTGAAGGGGGTTTGGCACTTGTGGGATGTCATCTGACTAGGCATAGGAAACCTTGAATAAAAGGAGGATGCCTCTCCTCGGTTGTGTAGGTTTTTCATATTGGGTTGAGCATATAGAATTCTTGAGCAAAAGCTGTTGTGcatatatttgagataaatcatcaagtgttccatgttttacttggtgatttatcaaacactttaatcattcatattgcattcatatgcatgtcggtgactcatacggttgagggcaccaagaccgtggtggcggttttcctccggcgagcttgaagcaatcgtggccagtattacgttcaacataaggagtgtcgaagatcatcccgtgacagaagttgagttacgaagaagtcggtaaactttatctagaatgagtctaggataagtgtgtaagtacttcttgtaatcatcgttctatagtggatttgagttggactgaggagtcccgtggattttccccagaggtggggttttaccacgtaaaataattctctgtgtgttcttttattttaagctgtgcacatctcaggattgataactaatatcaatcctgcttcaaaggttgatcattttttattgcaaaaaattcgaattagcttgtttaaccttctccaggcatatatagatatccTACAGGTATTTTCAGTCACACTTAGCAAATCAAACATGGAATACATctcccaaaattttaaatataactACAATtttatatctatatattatgttttattattatacttAGAAGAAATCAGGGATGTATCTAAATATGGGCCCTAGATTTTTGGAAGATTTCTAAAATAGATATGATTTTTTCTATTAATAAATCTCACACGTGTTGTGTCACATTTCGGGATTGACTCCGCCGTAACACGATATTATCCACTTTGGGCCCCCTTCTCTGTCCGCATGgatttgtttctgggagctcacgagcaacttcccagtgagtcacccatcctgggattgctctggctcccaactcgcttaacttcggagttcctacgactccgaagccagtgagttCCCAAAAGgtctcgtgctagatggatgcgggtgtgcacatataaggcacatcaccccctctccgttggttgatgtgggatcttacaatccaccccccttaagggcccgacgtcctcgttgGTACACTCGCACatcacggcagagtggctctaataccaaatatgtcaaaacccaaattaTATTACCAATActttatgaaaataaagaattcaACTATTAAATATAACATGCATTTCAATAACTATTTAATTCATATGCATAAGATTCTCATTATAAAACCATGCTTATcagttgaaaacaaagtccactcacaagtagttACATCCCgtgatcggctccgccgtagcacgatattgtccgttttgggcccccctctctgcccgcacggatttgtttctgggagctcacgagcaacttcccagtgggtcactcATCCTGAaattgctctggcccccaactaGCTTAatttcggagttcctacgactccgaagccagtgagttCCCAAaaagcctcgtgctagatggatgcgggtgtgcacatataagacacatcacctcctctccgttggttgatgtgggatcttacatgTTGTGCATGTGATATGACTCCATATAATTTTCTGATAATAATTAGGAAGATGACCCTCTATTTATTCTTAATGGCAATAATCCAAAACTATCCACTTCAATGTCCACATATATACCAACAAAAATGCTCATGATTATGGACATATTTTCATTGTGTTTAGCATCGGGCAAGATCCTTTGAGGGTCATTGTTGACAAAGGATTTGGTCTCTTTATCCTATCACAACTCTTACGTTGTACCATTGTAGTTTGATAACCAGAATCTTCTACTTTTTAGGCCAACGTTAAATAGCGGAAATTATTTAGCCATCTAATTGCTTCAAATACATGACAGAAAAATTACATTCATGACCTAGCGACGTACATAAAACAGACATAAAACAGACTCTCTCAGAGCCAATGGCTTTTTTTTCAGTACATAGAAGCTTAGAAGCTACGTACATGCCCGGCATGcttattatattttacaatAACACCACCATAATTGCAATAATTCAACCTCTTAGTCATTGTAAACCGAAACATTTGGCCTTGGCTCAAAATCTTCCTCAAATGGCTGCTTATCTTCTTTTGCTGCAAATGACTGCTTCGCTTTAGGACCAGCATTGTCTTTGGAAGAGAGCTCTGCTTTAGTTTCATGATCATTGTAGGATGTGGCACTGGGTCTGGGTTCAAATTCCTCAACCTCAACCTCAACCTCAACCTCAACAAAAggttttttcactttttcatGGCAGTCGGCTTTCTCTTTTGGTGTTGAATCAGAAATATCAACAAGGAGGCCTTCAATTGCCTGTGGCATAGGTTGCTCTTTCATGACCTTTTTCCAGTATTTCCCGACATCTCTTCTTGAATCTATAGTTTTGGCAAACTGTTCCAcaagacaaagaaaagaaaagcaaataaaaagttaTAGAAATTTCTAAGGCATTCTAaatgatcatatatatatatatatatatatatatatcatgttgAAATCTATATTGTGTCAATTTAGACCAtatatttgacaaaaaattcactttaaattgacaaTTTAACAATATAATATGACATACGAAGAGAAATGTTCTCTTATCCTGTGTGGCAATATGAGATGTTTTTGCTAGAATGTGAATATAAACCATTAATCAGGTTAATTGTTACTAGAATGTACGGCCTAGTTTACAGTATGACAACATAAATTAGAGTCTAATAAGAGAATATTTTTATGCAAGCATAATATAAgatttttgtttgcatttgtCTTGTCAGTCCTATAGATCTAGCAACTTCTTGGCTTTAAAAATTGGTGACTTCATAAGCAACAATAGGAAGGAGtgtattatacaaatacttaccaaaagaagagagaaaagagccAAGATAGCACAAATGGACTTCATGTCTACAAATGCTATGCAAAAGAGTTCTTTGTAGTTGTCTTTTTCAAGGATATGTAACCTCACTATTTATAGATAATTTACTAAAACGAAAGCATCAAGGCAGGCAGGACCTAATTATGGCccccacatatatataaatgctaAAACGAAATATGGcccccatatatatatttgaaattttgataatcaCACTTGGAACAAATCTGGGGCGGATCTAATTATGGGCCTTAGATCTTTGGAAGGTTTCTAAACAGATATGTTTTTCTATGTATCCATGTAtgtgtgttattttttttatttataatacagATATTAGGATGGGAGGGAATTGAACTTACGACCTCAAATGTAGGaataaatgctcttaatcaGAGGCGGAGCtagaattataaaattaagagtgccaaaatagaaaatacaaatatataaaacatCTAAGTATTCAATAGTTATATGTTTCGAGCTAAAGTTTTTAATTTAGTCAtgtctaatttgttttagacgaaattttaacttaaattataagttttttaaattataaattgtttaataaaatttttatatgttatatataatataatagagGAGAGATCAAAATCTAAAGAGACCATAACCACTTCAAGCCTAAAAATAACTCCATCActgctcttaaccacttaaaAATAAGTTTCACGCTTAAATTTTTGCATTGATATCACTCGACGTATGTTCTTGGGCTCCAATAATTAGATCAACGGGATAACTAGGAATATATTATTCTCGATTGATTTTTAATGGCATTAATCCAAAACATCCACTTCAATGTCCGCATAGTTTTAccataaaaaaatgtaaacatGTTTAACACATGCACGCATGGAGTTCTATTTGTAAATAATATCTTGTTCTTTTTGGACGTCCAATAATGCAGTAAACATTTTATGGACGTATATTCATTATGACTAATATCGGACAAGATCCTCTGCGGGTCGTTGTTGACAAAGGATTTGGTCTACTAATCCAATCATAAATAACTCTTACGTTGTACGATtactcatattataatattttatgaggtaattatctttttcttttattttcttttatgtcaTTCTTATTCTACAATGTAATTGATCAGTCCTGAtcttaatctaatggttcaaaaaagtttctgaaaaggagttcaagattgagtgaaccgATGATAATCAGAAACACCTATTTTTTAGACtgctttttaaaattgaaatcaggTTCAATGAAAGAAGATATTCACAACTGAAATTTTAGGACGAAATATCTTTTTCTACTAAAACTGTAACAAATTTTAGGACGGTCCAACCATAATGCAAAAAATTTCAGTTATGAATGAACCCTAACCCGTCAACTTATATGTGTTGTCTAATTTGCTTCCTAAATTTTAAGCAAATGAGAAATTATAACGAGAAAAAACCTCAAATGAAAGATGGTTGGACCATTCTAAAATTTGTtacagtttttattattatttaaaattagcAATAATTGTATTTAATATTTGGGCACAAAGATCAAATATCCATAAAAGGTTAATACAAAGATGAATGCACAATAACCACAAAGGGTTAATCTTGATATAGAAGGATACATCGGCGACATTGCACGATCTATATCTCCACTAATAACCCTAAAGACCAAATACATTTTAACGTAACAATCACATGCCTTAGCAAATCAAACATGAAATACGTCGTccaaaattacaaatacaaCTACAATTTTATATCTATGAGCTCAAGTAAAGATCGTCTACTAATATTTCACAGTTTGATTATTATATTTAGAAGAGATCAAGGGCGCGTATCTAAATATGGGCCCTATATTTTTGGAAGATTTCTAAAAtagatatgattttttttctattaataAATCTATGTGATATGATTCCACGTATGTTCTTGGGCTCCAATAATTTTCTGATAATAATTAGGAAGATGACTTAATGACAATAATCCAAAACTATCCACTTCAGTGTCCACATATGTTTCACACATGCAGCATGGGGCTCTACTTGTAAataatttcttgtttcttttgggACCTCCAATAATGCAATAAAATAAGCATTCTATATTTGGCAAGTGACTTGCATGATTATGGACATATTTTCATTGTGTTTAGCATAGGGCAAGATCCTTTGAGGGTCATTGTTGACAAAGGATTTGGTCTGTTTATCCTATCATAACTCTTACGTTGTACCATTGTAGTTTGATAACTCGAATCTTCTATCTTTTAGACCAACTTTAAAActccaaaaatatatacacaaaAACGGAAATTATTTAGTCATATAATTGCTACCAATACATGACAACAAAAGTAGAGACTATTGCCAAAACCACATTCATGGTGGCCAAAGCATTCCTTTTATTAACTTAGAATTGAAAAGCTACGTACATAAAACAGACATAAAACAGAGACTTTCTCTTAGAGccaatgactttttttttgagtACATAGAAGCTTAGAAGCTACGTACAAGCCCGGCAAGCTTATTATGTTTTACAATAACACCACCAGAATTGCAATGATTCAACCTCTTAGTCATTGTAAACCGAAACATTTTTTCAGTATTTCCCGACATCTCTTCTTGACTCTATAGTTTTGGCAAACTGTTCCAcaagacaaagaaaataaaaagaaatttataagGCATTCTAAATGATCATATTGAAGTCTATACTGTCAATTTAGATCACATATTTGACAAAAATTCACTTCAAATTGACAATTTGACAATATAATATGACATACGAAGAGAAATGTTCTCTTACCCTGTGTGGCAATGTAAGATATTTATGTTGCTAGAATACGAATATAAACAATTAATCAAGTTGATTATTTCTAGAATGTGCGGTCTAAGTTTTCAGTATGCCAACATAAGTTAGAGTTTGATAAGAGAATATTTTCATGCAAAATgtgagaaatttaatattattttatttaatattaattttctatttgaatggaaattaataaaattcattcGGTTAAAGattgggttaaagacatcttcaatttggggggtgacaactctttaaaccaagggatgcattgtttggggtgacaactcttcagacTAGGGGATGCattgtttgccttttttaGATTGAGATACCTTTTTAGAAAGGGTATTTCAtaatctataaatagagcaatcctCCTGCAGTTTTATTCATTCAATTAATTCTCTACATATAGACGTCCATATATAGAGAGTATTAGAGTTTTCATAAAGAGAGGTTCCTGcataattttggttcaaagttccttgtgaattgcagtgcttctttcataagCAGGGGAATTGTTGTATCTTGGGAAGCGAACACTAGTGAACCATAAGCACCAATGTGGGgcgtaattcgtcttaagATTAGAGTGTCCAACACTTACCTCGACTCAATTAAAGTTCATCTAAATTGCATTCtccttttataaaaatctgttTAGTTTGcagtaattatttatttattttatagcaatttaAGACTCTTCTTTCCAACAATCTTAAGACGAATTACTATCTGTGTTAATTGCTATATATATTAGTCTCTGTTTATGCATTTAGATGAAAAGGTGCAATACAGTTTAATTTTGATACGTGTGACAGCCTTATTGCATTACTGACTTGAGCTTTTAAAATACGGTTTTTTGTCTGTATCTCAAGTGCTTACTGCATTGATGACTTGAGTTTTAATTAGTTGATTATTCTATTGAGTTGATTTCCTTCAATTAACATTGAGGTTTGAATACTGGTGCAAACGgcaaacttttttatttatttatttaattgatttcctttgttatttttttttcttttgttttatacaaTTTAAGGTTGCAGAGATCAAACACTATtaggttttttgtttgttatcaTAATTGGGATCcacaatattttaaaacaCACTAAGTCTGATTGTTGTTAGACAAGGATACTTACAGTAGAATTTTCATTCCCAGTGGTTTGCATCgttgattatttatttttctgtttattaattgaaattatacTTATTTGCATACAATAATTTACTTTTGGTTTGTAGCATTTTGCATAATTGTCAAATTGCATTTGCTATAATTTTTATAGGAATTGTATTATTACTTTCTGTTTGTGGTTTGTTGTAAAGCACTGCTGCaagtcattatttatttatttaaagactgtcaaatatttattttttgacatTGAGATTGTTCATTCAATTAAGGAAAATGTCGAATGAGATATAGAAAGTGGGTCCTTCTGTAAAGACAAGTGCACCTGCTGTTGTGTTGCCTTCATCTCATAATCATGCAGAGAAGCCTGAAAAATTTAATGGGATAGATTTTAAGAGATGGCAACAAAAGATGTTGTTCTACATCACCACATTGAATTTGGCTCATATCTTGAAAGCAGATCCTCTAGCACCTGGTGATACAACAGAAACAGTGGCTGCTTCTGATGCATGGAACCAATCCGACTTCCTTTGCATGAACTACAATGGTTTAAGTGATGCACTATACAATGTGTATAGTCCAATTCAGACCGTCAAGGCTTTATGGGACTAGACAAGAAATATCGGACCGAAGATGCAGGAATGAAGAAATTTATTGTCGGTCGATTTCTTGACTACAAGATGGTAGACTCCAAGATTGTCATAAGTCAAGTCCAAGAACTCCAACTCATTCTGCATGAGATACATGCAGAAAAGATGGAATTGAGTGAGTCTTTCCAAGTGGCTGCTGTCATTGAAAAATTACCACCCtcttggaaggatttcaaaaaCTACCTTAAGCATAATAAGGCTAAGGATCGAAGAGGACAATCGCCGTGCTGACAAAAAGTCTGGATCCATAATGGAAGCTAAGGCTAACATAGTGGAAAAAGAGTCAagaaacaacaagaagaggaagcaCTCTGGAGAAGGCTCAAGTCAAGGGAACTCCAAGAAGTCCAAGGAGTTTAAGGGAAAGTGTTTCAATTGCAACAAGCAAGGGCATCGAGCTGTGGATTACCGAAGTAGAAATGGACAaggcaaccaaaagaaagGGCAAGACTGAGGTATACATGACTGAAGAAGACAAGCTTTCAACTGATTTGTCATATATTAATCTTTCTGCAGTCGTGTCTGAAGTGAACTTGGTGGGCAACACCAAGGAATGATGGGTAGATATTGGAGCTACACACCACATATGTTCTGAAAAGAAGATGTCTTCCACATATGAAGCAAATGATCAAGGAGAGCCTTTATTCATGGGAAActcctccacctccaaaaTCCATGGTCAAGGGAAAATAGTTCTAAAAATGACATCTGGAAAGGAAGACACTCTAAATAATGCACTTCACGTCCTTGAGATCCGGAAGAACATAGTTTATGGATCACTGCTTAGCAAGAATGGGTTCAAGTTAGTCTCTGAGTCTGATAAGTTTGTATTTACTAAGAATGGAATGTATGTGGGGAAAGGGTACCTTACTGATGGACTCTTCAAGATGAATGTAATGGCTATTGTACACAAAGTTAATAATAAAGTTAGTTCTACGTATATGCTCTGATTTATGGCATGGAAGATTAGGGCATGTTAATTATGACAAATTGCGTCAATTAATTAACATGGAACTAATACCTAAGTTTCATATTGATTTCATAATAAACGTGAAACCAGCTGTGTTGAAGCAAAACTAACTAGATCATCATTCCAGTCTATAAAAAGAAGTACTGAACCTCTAGAATTAATTCATAGTGATATTTGTGATTTGAAATTTGTACAAACTAGAGGTGGTAAAaagtattttattacttttacaAGATATTGTCAAGTATATTTGCTAAGAAGCAAAGATGaggtgtaacaccccgactccaaatttaattccttatttaaattatcaaagtgaaattatgaatttacccttgggggTAGGGGCATTTTAGTCATTTTCTCATTCGGAAAGAGTTTGGGGCAACgactggtatttttgggtaggtcgtattgagacgaattcgtagacacgtggtagtaggggtgggcacggttcggtttggaccggtttttgtctaaaattagaaccgatccggtactattcatccggtttggttcggttcggttttaattaaaaaaatttcaaaaactgtccggttcggtttgaaccggtttcggtccggttccggttccggttcggttttgaaccggattataaaaattatttttttaaattattttttaatacaattctcaactgaaatattatttttttacttgaaaattaacaaattactcaatttcatataaaaaataaatattaaagtgagaaaagagagatattttgacattgaacttggataaatattaggttttttttagtgaaattaaaaatatagcattaaatataaatatatattgaaattatatttttttttagtttcaccggttcggttcggcccggttcggtttttgaagacatggaaccggatccggaaccggtccaaaccggtccggttcggtttttgacttttt
Proteins encoded in this window:
- the LOC18767994 gene encoding organ-specific protein S2; amino-acid sequence: MKSICAILALFSLLLFAKTIDSRRDVGKYWKKVMKEQPMPQAIEGLLVDISDSTPKEKADCHEKVKKPFVEVEVEVEVEEFEPRPSATSYNDHETKAELSSKDNAGPKAKQSFAAKEDKQPFEEDFEPRPNVSVYND